A portion of the Faecalibacterium sp. I3-3-89 genome contains these proteins:
- a CDS encoding helix-turn-helix domain-containing protein gives MQGNLNGERLKKARIYRGFSVSELAEKSGCSRQSIYMYEREKTKRVDLNAIEALARTLDFPERFFCESDMKAEIGSTYFRALLTTSSRYREAQTQKMEFLADIFVFLQEYLEFPHRTIPDCSGQTPEEAAATLRREWHLGTRPIENIVALVESNGIIVTKFPVETNDIDAFSQLVRIGDEDIYLIGYSENKTAASRVHFDIAHELGHICLHGWSEDIEKIDRDEFKEREKEANEFAAAFLLPREGFAKDVAVNPKSIPAYTELKRKWKVSIQAMARRSFSLGLITMEEYQEIIRTMQRRGIRKQEPLDNILVTASPTLLKTAVMMLLTENVFTPQEFMDELSYNYNLSLYPKEVESLLDLPNGTLEKPKTVYLSNLKLKE, from the coding sequence ATGCAGGGCAATTTGAATGGAGAACGCCTAAAGAAGGCAAGAATATATAGAGGATTTTCCGTTAGTGAACTAGCTGAAAAATCAGGATGTAGTCGGCAGAGCATTTATATGTATGAAAGAGAAAAAACAAAACGTGTGGACCTGAATGCGATTGAAGCTCTTGCAAGGACATTGGATTTTCCCGAACGCTTTTTCTGCGAGTCTGATATGAAAGCGGAAATTGGATCGACATATTTCCGTGCATTATTAACCACTAGTTCTAGATACAGAGAAGCTCAAACACAAAAGATGGAGTTTTTAGCCGATATTTTTGTATTTCTACAGGAATATCTAGAATTTCCACATCGCACAATACCAGATTGCTCTGGACAGACACCGGAAGAAGCAGCCGCAACCCTACGTCGAGAATGGCACCTTGGAACTCGCCCGATAGAAAATATCGTTGCGCTGGTAGAGTCAAATGGAATTATTGTAACGAAGTTTCCAGTTGAAACGAATGACATAGATGCGTTTAGTCAGTTGGTTAGAATTGGAGACGAAGATATATATTTAATCGGCTATTCAGAAAACAAAACGGCAGCTTCACGCGTTCATTTTGATATTGCTCACGAACTTGGACATATTTGCTTGCATGGTTGGAGTGAGGATATCGAAAAAATTGATCGAGATGAATTCAAAGAACGTGAAAAGGAGGCAAACGAATTTGCTGCAGCATTTTTATTACCTAGAGAAGGTTTTGCTAAAGATGTAGCAGTCAATCCCAAATCAATTCCAGCATATACAGAGTTAAAACGTAAATGGAAGGTTTCTATTCAAGCTATGGCACGGAGATCTTTTTCATTGGGTCTTATTACGATGGAAGAGTACCAAGAAATAATACGAACAATGCAGAGAAGAGGTATACGCAAACAAGAACCATTAGATAATATTTTAGTAACAGCAAGTCCAACACTTTTGAAGACTGCTGTTATGATGCTATTGACCGAGAATGTGTTCACCCCTCAAGAGTTTATGGATGAACTTTCGTACAATTATAATTTGAGCTTATATCCAAAAGAAGTCGAATCTTTATTAGATTTGCCGAATGGAACATTAGAAAAGCCGAAAACAGTTTATTTGAGCAATTTGAAACTAAAAGAATAA
- a CDS encoding recombinase family protein — protein sequence MENVINLSYAKKNHFPNPVFFVDDGYSGTNYDRPGFQSMLVEIEAGRVGIVITKDLSRLGRNSALTGLYTNFTFPQYGVRYIAINDNYDTIDPNSVNNDFAGIKNWFNEFYARDTSRKIRAVQKAKGERGVPLTVNVPYGYVKDPENPKHWLVDPEAAAIVKRIFSMCMEGRGPTQIANQLWVDKVLTPTAYKLSHGLSTNSPAPEDPYRWDKRAVSLILERREYTGCTVNFKTYTNSIWDKKRHLNPVENQAIFPDTHERIIDDDVFEKVQEIRSQRHRMTRTGKSSIFSGMVYCADCGSKMQYGSSNNRDFSQDFFDCSLHKKNGSKCKGHFIRVKVLEGRVLSHVQRVTDYILRHENYFRKVMEEQLRVESSEKLTVLKKQLARNEKRIADLKRLFMKIYEDNANGKLSDDRFDMMSQSYDAEQKQLEEESLSIQQEIEVQEQQIENIEKFVQKAHKYVHIEELTPYALRELVSAIYVDAPDKSSGKRVQHIHIKYDGLGYIPLDELEAKEKA from the coding sequence ATGGAGAATGTTATAAATTTATCATACGCCAAAAAGAACCACTTCCCGAACCCGGTGTTCTTTGTGGATGATGGCTACTCCGGCACGAACTATGACCGTCCCGGCTTTCAGAGTATGCTGGTCGAGATCGAAGCAGGGCGTGTAGGAATCGTTATCACGAAGGATTTGTCCCGACTGGGGCGCAATTCTGCCTTGACTGGTCTGTACACCAACTTCACCTTTCCCCAGTATGGCGTTCGCTACATCGCCATTAACGACAACTACGACACCATTGACCCGAACAGCGTAAACAACGATTTTGCGGGCATTAAGAACTGGTTCAACGAGTTTTACGCCCGCGATACCAGCCGCAAGATTCGGGCCGTTCAGAAGGCCAAGGGAGAGCGTGGAGTACCGCTGACGGTTAATGTTCCGTACGGCTATGTAAAAGACCCGGAGAACCCGAAGCATTGGCTTGTTGACCCGGAAGCGGCTGCAATCGTGAAGCGCATCTTCTCCATGTGCATGGAAGGCCGTGGCCCGACCCAAATTGCAAACCAACTGTGGGTGGACAAAGTTCTGACTCCCACCGCCTATAAGTTGAGCCATGGCCTGAGTACGAACTCACCCGCCCCGGAAGACCCTTATCGCTGGGATAAAAGAGCAGTAAGTTTGATTCTGGAACGCCGGGAGTACACTGGCTGCACAGTCAACTTCAAGACCTATACTAACTCTATCTGGGATAAAAAGAGACATCTGAATCCTGTGGAAAATCAGGCTATCTTCCCGGATACACATGAGCGCATTATTGACGATGATGTGTTTGAAAAGGTTCAGGAGATTCGCAGCCAGCGTCACCGTATGACCCGAACAGGCAAGAGCAGCATTTTCTCCGGTATGGTCTACTGCGCTGACTGCGGTTCCAAGATGCAATATGGTTCGTCCAATAACAGGGACTTCAGTCAAGACTTCTTTGATTGCTCTCTGCACAAGAAGAACGGGAGCAAGTGCAAGGGACATTTCATCCGGGTAAAGGTTCTGGAAGGACGTGTGCTGAGTCATGTTCAGCGGGTGACGGACTACATTCTCCGTCATGAAAACTACTTCCGCAAGGTCATGGAGGAGCAGCTTCGTGTGGAAAGCAGCGAAAAGCTGACCGTCCTGAAGAAGCAGCTTGCCCGGAATGAGAAGCGGATCGCAGACCTCAAACGGCTGTTCATGAAAATCTACGAGGACAACGCCAATGGAAAGCTGAGCGATGACCGCTTCGACATGATGAGCCAGAGCTACGATGCCGAACAGAAGCAGCTGGAAGAGGAATCCCTCTCTATCCAACAGGAAATCGAAGTACAGGAACAGCAAATCGAGAATATTGAAAAATTCGTCCAGAAAGCGCACAAGTACGTTCATATTGAAGAACTCACTCCCTATGCTCTCCGTGAACTGGTGTCGGCTATCTATGTAGATGCCCCGGATAAGTCCAGCGGAAAGCGGGTGCAGCACATCCATATCAAGTACGACGGGCTGGGGTACATCCCTCTGGATGAACTGGAAGCAAAAGAAAAGGCGTGA